The genomic segment GCCTGGTTATCCATCAAGTCATTCAGGGTCTCCTTAGCCTCGGAAAAGTTTATGGGGATAAGCCAGATGACGATTATCCCGAGAACGGAAAGCGCAAACTGGAAAATATAATTCGTGTTAAACCGTTTATAAGCTATTGCGGGCGCAATGCGGAACCTGATGGTTTCCGTTTCCCTGAGCAGTAATTTTTCTATCGTATTAGGGCTGGGTTTTACGACACATTCCAGGCTGGCGGCCAAACGGTTATTCAAGAGCATAGCGTCATCCAGGAATATCGCCGTCTGGTAAAGCGAAGGCTTTCTGGATATCCCTATGGATAAGCCGAAGACAAACCCGATGCCAAGAATCAAAAGGTAATCCCAGATATAAAGCATCAGGATCCCCAGCTTGGCTAGGATAACGGCAACGGCAATAAGAATAATGAAGTAGAATCCAATCAAAAGAATATGTTCCAGGGTGTTTTTTATCCAAAGGGCATTGCTGACGCGCCGCAATGAGCCGATTAAATCGTTCCTGTTTTCCATATATTTTATTTATTAGGATCAGGTTTGTCTTTATTTTGCTCTTGCTCCTTCTTTCTCTTTTCCTCCTCCCACTTTTTCATTTCCTCTTCGACTTTCTTTTTCCAATCAGCTTCCCACTTGGTGACATCTTCCTTAGCCTTTTTGATTTCCTCTATTTCCTTTTCAGTAGGAACACGGATAATCACCTTAACGGCCGTCCCGATTTCAGGAAGAAGCGGTTTATTCGGCTGGTAAAAAGTGCCAGTGCCGTATCCGCCGCTTTCGGTCGGATTATCTATGATAGCCGCCGGGTCGTGGTAAGTGGCAATGATAGTCTTGGTTGCCTCTGCCAGATATATCTGTCGCCCGGTCGGTTTGCCTGTATCGTAATCAATCTCATCCTCAAAAGTCGAGCCGGTATAAACCCAACCGACTCTGGGCCATGGTTTTTCCGTCCGTATGTCTATAATCAAATCCTCGGCGCGGTATGAAAACTTCTTGCCTTTGTTTTCCCATTCAACAATCACCACCACGGGATCTCCGGTTGGTTTCATAATCTCGCCCTGCTTTTTGGGTTTTTCCCCTTCTTTCAGGCCGAACATCATGAGCGCTGTCTGGATATTACGCGGCTTACATTTAAGAACAACCAGCGATTCATAATCCTTGCCTCCGGCTGAACAGGCGAGGAGCTCCAACGGCATATTGTAATTGGAGATAGTCGCTTCCAGTTCTATCTTTTTTTCGTTCATATAAACAACTTCGCCGCTATCAAGGCGATAAACACCCTTTTCATTCGGGTCGGTCTTTACCACGGGCTCGGTCGTGGATTGGTTAGTCGGCGTAACGGGTTCAGAGGCGGCATCAGCAACCGGCGGCTGGACTTCGGCGGGTGGATTATTACCGGATTGGGCGCGCGCATAATTCAAAAGCCGCGATATGCCCCCGTAGAAAATAAAAGCAATCGCTACGGGAACAAGCAAAGCACCTATCGCAATAATCTTTTTCTTAGATTTATTATCCTGTGACATAGTCTTTCCCCCATTAATATAAACGTAATACAAGCCCCTTTGGTTCAAAAAATCCGTTAAATACCCGTATTTTTTATACGGTGTTTACGATATAATCTTATCATCCGGACTATGAATCCAGTTATGGGTATTCAACATGTAATCCAGGAGCTCATTCTGGGTAAAGAAGACGGACATTTCTGTATTGGCATTCTCCGGTGAGTCGGAAGCATGGATAAGATTATATGTGGTGCCTGACCCGAAATCGCCGCGGATGGTGCCCGGTTCGGCATCAGGTCCCATGGTTGCGCCAATCATTTTGCGGCAAATGGAAACGACTTCCCTGGCTTCCAGGACCATGACCACAACGGGCGCTGAGGTAATGAAACGAACCAACCCTTTGTAAAACCCTTTCTTTTTATGTATGGCATAAAGGGTCTGGGCCTGTTTAAGCGAGACGGAAATGAGTTTTAAGCCGACGATTTTCAGACCTTTTTCCTCAAAGCGGCTGATAATTCTGCCTGCCAATTGCCTCTGAACCGCATCAGGCTTAATAATAACCAATGTTCTTTCCAGCATAAATCACTCCTTATAAATTTAATTATAGTATTTATTTTATACCTCCTTTTAAGGAATGTCAAGAGAAAGGAGATTTCAGGAAGGGGAAGAAGCCCCCTATAAACAAGAGGATTTTCACTTCACCCTATAAACGACCATGCTTGTATTCCCATAATGAAAAATATTTATCTCTTCCAAATCAGATGGGTTTAACTTGCTTCTGAAATCAGGGATAATAATGTCGATGTCCGACGTGTCTATAACCAAATAATCAGCTTTATGTTTAATACATCTGAGGTTTTCCATCAAATCAGAATAATTTGTCCCGTTAAGCCTAAGGCGACTTTGGGTGTAATGTTCTATAATCCTGCTCCCGCTGTAATAAGGAATGCGGTTGGAATCCGCAACAATCAAAGGCTGTGCTATGCCTTTGTGATTATATTTAATCCATTCTCCGACTTCCCTTTCAGAAAGCTTATCCTTATTCACCGGTTTAAAGGTAAACGGAATAAACATACCAATAACCACCAGCACGCTTGCAATTAATCCCCTGCGAGATATCTTATTTGCAATCACATACAATCCGATGGCGCCCCAGAAGATTATTAATGGAATCAAAGGCGTAGTGTATCGCTTGCTTATCCTTAAAGCAAAGTCTGCAAACTTTATCAAGACAATGAAATAGACAATAAACACCGACAATATTATCCAGATATTAATCTTATTAAAACCATCTTTGATATGGCCCTTACGCACAAGCCAACCGGCAATGATAAGAGCAAGGAATATGCCGCTCGCCCCGAAGAAATCGGCTATGGTTATATAAATCGATTGCAGCTTGATTACCGGATTTGCCATCTTGGCTATGTTATCAAAAGAAAGTTTCCCACTGATGGTGAATTCCCCGGATTTCCTTATCATATAAATAATATAAGGGATAGCTGCCAAGAGCCAGGGCAGAGTGATAAATAACAAACTTAACGCTTTCTTTTTCAACCCGCCTTTCCACCACAATCTAAAATCGAGGAAAACAATCCACGCAACAAATATAAAGAGAAGCACAATCCCATCCGGACGGGTCAGGAACGAGAGCATGGTAAATACGCCGGTCAATGCAAGGAATAAATATCGTTTCCGTGTCATGTTTGTTTCTTCACGCGATGCGATAAACAAATAAACCGAGCCTGTAAGAAGAAATATAAATGTCCCGGTAGTAAGAACCGCGGATGAAAGCCGCGCCAGTTCCTGATGGAATATGTAAAACAAGGATGAAATTACCGCAATGGCTTTGCTTGTAAAAAGCTTAATTGCTATTAAGTAAAGCGGTATTACCGCCAGGGAACTTAACAGTATAGAAACAAGCATCCCTGCCCATTCCCAATTACCAATCAACCGGTAAGCAAGGGACATAAGGAACGGATAAACCGGATGATACGGGTGAGAAATTGCTTCCTTAAACTGCCCGTTATAATAATATGAAGCGGCCTCTATATATAAAGGCCCGTCGCTTGAAATCACATATGTGTTCAGGGCGATTGCCAGGCGGACTATCAAAGCCAGCCCGAAAAGGATAAAAAGAATCAATTTAGTCTGCTTATTCATTAGAAATATAATGATAGAAAAACAATGGGGTTAAATCAAGGAAAAGAGTTGGCTATTGGATTGCGTCGTTAACCAACTCGATGATGTCGCGTGCCTTCATTTTCGCTGTCAGGTCTTTTTCCTTTATGCCGTCTTCGAGCATGGTTAGGCAATAGGGACACGCCGTGGCAATCATATCAGCGCCGGTTTTGGCGGCTTCTTCGGTTCTTATCTGGTTAATACGCTTGCCCAATTTCTCTTCCATCCACATCCTGCCGCCGCCTGCTCCGCAACAAAAACTGTCAACGTGATTACGCTTCATTTCTTTCAGGCGGATTGAACCGATGCTCTTCAGAACACTGCGCGGCTCGGAGTAGATTTCATTATAACGCCCCAGGTAACAGGAATCGTGATATGTAACCACTTTGTCAATTTTGCCGGAGAGTTTCAGCTTGCCCTCGCTGATTAGCTGATTAAGCAACTGTGTATGATGAATAACCGAGAGTTTCATTTTACTCCCCCCTCCGACAGGGAATACATTGTATTCATTTCCAATAGTGTTTAGGCAATGAGGGCAAAGCGTTATGATTTTATTAAATTGATATTTCTTAAGGATTTCCATATTTTCCTGGACGATTGACTGGTAAAGATATTCGTTACCGAGCCTGCGAGCGGAATCTCCGCAACATTTCTCCTCGTTGCCGAGTATGGCGAAATCCACTCCGGCTTTCTGGAGGATATTGACAAACGCCCTGGCAACCTTAATATTACGCTCATCAGTCGCACCGGCGCAGCCGACCCAAAAAAGATAGTCGGTCTTGTCCGAAGGGCTTTCGGAAAGGATTCTTACATTTAATCCCTGGGCCCAGTTCGTCCGCTTATCCCACCCCACCGCCCACGGATTTCCATTGGTTTCCAGGTTCTTAAAAACCGATTTTAATTCTGCCGGAAACCTGCTTTCGGAAAGGACGAGGTTACGCCTTAACTCCACGATTTTATCGACGTGTTCTATAAATACAGGGCAATGCTCCTGGCAATACTTGCAGGTGGTGCATGCCCAGATTGTG from the Planctomycetota bacterium genome contains:
- the ndk gene encoding nucleoside-diphosphate kinase, translated to MERTLVIIKPDAVQRQLAGRIISRFEEKGLKIVGLKLISVSLKQAQTLYAIHKKKGFYKGLVRFITSAPVVVMVLEAREVVSICRKMIGATMGPDAEPGTIRGDFGSGTTYNLIHASDSPENANTEMSVFFTQNELLDYMLNTHNWIHSPDDKIIS
- a CDS encoding glycosyltransferase family 39 protein; translation: MNKQTKLILFILFGLALIVRLAIALNTYVISSDGPLYIEAASYYYNGQFKEAISHPYHPVYPFLMSLAYRLIGNWEWAGMLVSILLSSLAVIPLYLIAIKLFTSKAIAVISSLFYIFHQELARLSSAVLTTGTFIFLLTGSVYLFIASREETNMTRKRYLFLALTGVFTMLSFLTRPDGIVLLFIFVAWIVFLDFRLWWKGGLKKKALSLLFITLPWLLAAIPYIIYMIRKSGEFTISGKLSFDNIAKMANPVIKLQSIYITIADFFGASGIFLALIIAGWLVRKGHIKDGFNKINIWIILSVFIVYFIVLIKFADFALRISKRYTTPLIPLIIFWGAIGLYVIANKISRRGLIASVLVVIGMFIPFTFKPVNKDKLSEREVGEWIKYNHKGIAQPLIVADSNRIPYYSGSRIIEHYTQSRLRLNGTNYSDLMENLRCIKHKADYLVIDTSDIDIIIPDFRSKLNPSDLEEINIFHYGNTSMVVYRVK